A genomic segment from Agelaius phoeniceus isolate bAgePho1 chromosome 2, bAgePho1.hap1, whole genome shotgun sequence encodes:
- the SLITRK5 gene encoding SLIT and NTRK-like protein 5, producing MYACCSTVTLEQDLNKKMHIWMLQTIAFALTSLVLSWAESIEYYGEICDNACPCEEKDSILTVSCENRGIISLFEISPPRFPVYHLLLSGNLLNRLYPNQFVNYTGASILHLGSNDIQDIETGAFHGLRGLRRLHLNNNKLELLRDDTFLGLESLEYLQVDYNYISVIEPNAFSKLHLLQVLILNDNLLSSLPNNLFRFVPLTHLDLRGNRLKLLPYVGLLQHMDKVVELQLEENPWNCSCELIALKDWLDSISYSALVGDVVCETPFRLHGRDLDEVSKQELCPRRLISDYEMRPQTPLSTTGYFHTTPASVNSVATSSSAVYKSPLKPPKGTRQPNKTRVRPTSRLPSKDLGYSNYGPSIAYQTKSPVPLECPTACTCNLQISDLGLNVNCQERKIESISELQPKPYNPKKMYLTENYIALVRRADFVDATGLDLLHLGNNRISVIQDRAFGDLTNLRRLYLNGNRIERLSPELFYGLQSLQYLFLQYNVIREIEAGTFESVPNLQLLFLNNNLLRSLPGNIFSGLSLYRLSLRSNHFSYLPVSGVLDQLKSLLQIDLHENPWDCTCDVVGMKLWLEQLNTGVLVDQVICESPKKFAQSDMRAVRAELLCPDYSDIVVSTPTPSPGQLPARTTPSSSTVRLNGTAAAAGGSAPAGGAGSSSVPLSVLILSLLLVFIMSVFVAAGLFVLVMKRRKKGQGDHASANNSDVSSFNMQYSVYSGGGGHHHHPHLQQHPPHRGGGSGGGGGAALPKVKTPAGHVYEYIPHPLGHMCKNPIYRSREGNSGEDYKDLHELKVTYSSHPLPPGGGAPPPPAPPAPGGEDAPARSPAYSVSTIEPREELLSPVQDADRFYRGILEPDKHSPSTLGTPGSTLPDYPKLPAAYTYSPNYDLRRAHQYLHPGPGDARLRETVLYSPPSTVYVEPNRNEYLELKAKLNAEPDYLEVLEKQTTFSQF from the coding sequence ATGTATGCTTGCTGCTCTACAGTAACTTTGGAACAGGACCTCAACAAAAAAATGCATATCTGGATGCTGCAGACGATCGCATTTGCTTTAACATCACTAGTCCTTTCCTGGGCAGAAAGCATCGAGTATTATGGGGAAATCTGTGATAATGCGTGTCCTTGTGAGGAGAAGGACAGCATCTTAACAGTGAGCTGTGAAAACAGAGGGATCATCAGCCTTTTTGAGATCAGTCCACCAAGGTTCCCTGTTTACCACCTCTTGTTGTCTGGGAACCTTTTGAACAGGCTGTACCCAAACCAGTTTGTCAATTACACGGGGGCTTCGATTTTGCATCTGGGGAGCAATGACATACAAGACATCGAAACTGGGGCCTTTCATGGTCTGAGAGGTTTAAGGAGGCTGCACTTGAACAATAACAAGTTGGAACTTTTACGGGATGACACTTTCCTTGGGCTAGAGAGTTTGGAATACCTACAGGTCGATTATAATTACATTAGCGTCATTGAACCCAATGCCTTCAGCAAACTGCATCTGTTGCAGGTGCTGATTCTCAATGATAACCTCCTCTCCAGTTTGCCCAACAACCTTTTCCGTTTTGTGCCCTTAACTCACCTGGACCTGAGGGGTAACCGGCTGAAGCTGTTGCCCTATGTGGGCCTCCTGCAGCACATGGATAAagtggtggagctgcagctggaggaaaaCCCTTGGAATTGCTCTTGTGAGTTGATTGCTCTAAAGGATTGGCTGGACAGCATCTCATACTCCGcgctggtgggagatgtggtttGCGAGACCCCTTTCCGCTTACATGGTCGAGACTTGGATGAAGTCTCTAAGCAGGAGCTTTGCCCCAGGAGGCTCATCTCTGATTATGAAATGAGACCTCAGACACCACTGAGCACTACAGGGTATTTCCACACTACCCCGGCCTCAGTCAACTCTGTGGCCACTTCTTCTTCAGCTGTTTACAAATCTCCCTTGAAGCCCCCCAAAGGGACCCGCCAACCCAACAAGACAAGGGTGCGCCCCACCTCCCGCCTGCCCTCAAAAGACCTGGGATACAGCAACTATGGCCCCAGCATTGCCTACCAGACCAAATCCCCGGTGCCTTTGGAGTGCCCCACTGCCTGCACTTGCAACTTGCAGATTTCTGATCTGGGCCTCAATGTCAATTGTCAGGAGAGGAAGATTGAGAGCATTTCTGAACTGCAGCCCAAACCCTATAATCCCAAGAAGATGTATTTGACGGAAAACTACATTGCGCTGGTACGCAGGGCAGATTTTGTGGATGCCACTGGGCTGGATTTGCTGCATCTGGGCAATAATCGGATCTCGGTCATTCAGGACCGGGCTTTTGGGGATTTAACTAATTTGCGAAGGCTGTACCTGAATGGGAACCGGATCGAGcggctgagcccagagctgttCTATGGGCTGCAAAGCCTGCAGTACCTCTTCCTGCAGTACAACGTCATCCGGGAGATAGAGGCAGGCACCTTTGAATCTGTCCCCAACCTTCAGCTCTTGTTTTTGAACAACAATCTGCTGAGATCTTTGCCAGGGAACATTTTTTCTGGTCTGTCTCTCTACAGGCTGAGCCTGCGGAGCAACCACTTCTCCTACCTGCCGGTGAGCGGGGTGCTGGACCAGCTGAAATCCCTGCTGCAGATCGACCTGCACGAGAACCCCTGGGACTGCACCTGCGACGTGGTGGGCATGAAGCTGTGGCTGGAACAGCTCAACACCGGTGTCCTGGTGGACCAGGTGATCTGCGAGTCCCCTAAGAAGTTTGCCCAGAGCGACATGCGGGCCGTCCGGGCGGAGCTGCTGTGCCCCGACTATTCGGACATCGTCGTCTCCACGCCCACGCCGTCCCCGGGCCAGCTGCCGGCCAGGACCACCCCGTCCTCCTCCACCGTGCGCCTCAACGgcacggcggcggcggcgggcggctcCGCGCCCGCGGGCGGCGCCGGCAGCTCCTCGGTGCCGCTCTCGGTGCTGATCCTCAGCCTGCTGCTCGTCTTCATCATGTCCGTCTTCGTGGCGGCGGGGCTCTTCGTCCTGGTGATGAAGCGGCGCAAGAAGGGCCAGGGCGACCACGCCAGCGCCAACAACTCCGACGTGAGCTCCTTCAACATGCAGTACAGCGTCtacagcggcggcggcggccaccaccaccacccccacctccagcagcacccgCCCCAccgcggcggcggcagcggcggcggcgggggcgcggcGCTGCCCAAGGTGAAGACCCCCGCCGGCCACGTCTACGAGTACATCCCGCACCCCCTGGGCCACATGTGCAAGAACCCCATCTACCGCTCCCGGGAAGGCAACTCGGGCGAGGATTACAAAGACCTCCACGAGCTCAAGGTCACCTACAGCAGCCACCCCCTGCCGCCCGGGGGGggcgcgccgccgcccccggcgccCCCGGCGCCCGGCGGGGAGGATGCGCCGGCGCGCAGCCCCGCGTACAGCGTGAGCACCATCGAGCCGCGGGAGGAGCTGCTCTCGCCGGTGCAAGACGCCGACCGCTTTTACAGGGGCATTTTGGAGCCCGACAAACACTCCCCCTCCACGCTGGGTACACCCGGCTCCACCCTCCCCGACTACCCCAAGCTCCCCGCCGCCTACACGTACTCCCCCAACTATGACCTTAGGCGTGCCCACCAGTACTTGCACCCGGGGCCGGGGGACGCCAGGCTCCGGGAGACGGTGCTCTACAGCCCCCCGAGTACTGTCTATGTAGAGCCCAACAGGAACGAGTATCTGGAgctaaaagcaaaactaaacGCAGAGCCGGACTACCTCGAAGTGCTGGAAAAACAGACCACATTCAGCCAGTTCTGA
- the LOC143693438 gene encoding uncharacterized protein LOC143693438 produces MAAPGSSVRSAHGHPPHAGGAEAQRALRGAHPRPHAPHTHTHTHARARAPGEPRGRARRARALGGARPHGGGVGGRRSAALCPRRRAQRGGGGRGARAGRRRRAGAGGRGGRRECRGRGEGRAAGRVSPGDGAAAAAAAGPVGRRAASPHRPPAHGHTQAHTCRYERGAPAPPLLRPTHPGALLALSLARANFPVAPPPLRTPLPLSAPFGRRSAAVPSSPAALAGRGRAARSGAAGRGVAGAAGAAVGTAAARCAGAAAAFARTAENWAVAGKQSVGFRYAHSPTSWTRACVRAVQLHFSPLPTPEAGRGGSRGTDATAASKRLWPPPMPAGPLPAAAPGPAEPAALPGAPGAVRRLPSPPGGSAGRRMGRAGRSAAGTGEATRRGARSLCSRGMTAVIRNTWSTPRVYSTEVGIQL; encoded by the exons ATGGCAGCGCCGGGGAGCTCGGTGCGGAGCGCGCACGGGCACCCCCCGCACGCAGGCGGCGCCGAGGCACAGCGCGCGCTCAGGGGCGCGCACCCGCGGCCACACGCGCcgcacactcacactcacacacacgcgcgcgcgcgcgcgcccggggagccgcggggGCGCGCCCGCCGCGCACGCGCGCTCGGCGGCGCGCGCCCGCACGGCGGGGGCGTGGGCGGCCGGCGGAGCGCCGCGCTGTGCCCGCGCCGCCGAGCGCAGCGGGGAGGCGGAGGGAGGGGAGCGagggcggggcggcggcgccgaGCGGGCGCGGGGGGGCGCGGAGGGAGGCGGGAGTGCAGGGGCCGCGGCGAGGGCCGCGCTGCTGGGCGGGTGTCCCCGGGTGAcggcgcggcggcggcagcagcagccggCCCCGTGGGTCGTCGCGCAGCGAGCCCGCACCGGCCCCCAGCGCACGGGCACACGCAGGCACACACATGCCGATACGAGCGCGGCGCGCCCGCCCCGCCACTCCTCCGCCCCACGCACCCCGGGGCTTTGCTCGCACTTTCGCTAGCACGGGCCAACTTTCCCGTCGCTCCTCCACCGCTCCGGACGCCGCTCCCGCTGTCCGCACCATTCGGGCGGAGGTCCGCGGCCGTCCCGTCCTCTCCCGCAGCGCTCGCTGGCCGCGGCCGGGCGGCGCGGAGCGGAGCCGCGGGGAGGGGGGTGGCGGGAGCCGCTGGCGCGGCGGTCGGCACTGCCGCTGCTCGCTGTGCGGGAGCCGCCGCAGCATTCGCGAGGACCGCGGAGAATTGGGCAGTCGCGGGGAAACAAAGTGTCGGGTTTCGCTACGCGCATTCTCCGACATCGTGGACGCGGGCGTGTGTCCGAGCCGTTCAGCTTCACTTTTCTCCTCTGCCCACCCCAGAGGCGGGTCGCGGAGGGAGCCGGGGCACGGATGCAACAGCGGCATCTAAGAGACTCTGGCCGCCCCCCATGCCCGCCGGGCCGCTCCccgcggcagcgccggggcccGCGGAGCCGGCCGCGCTCCCGGGCGCTCCAGGCGCGGTGCGGCGCCTCCCGTCGCCGCCAGGTGGCAGCGCAGGGCGGCGGATGGGCCGCGCGGGGCGCAGCGCGGCGGGGACCGGGGAGGCGACGCGGCGGGGAGCGCGTTCCCTTTGTTCCCGGGGGATGACCGCCGTCATTAG GAACACATGGAGTACACCCCGTGTGTACAGCACAGAGGTTGGAATCCAGCTTTAA